In one Brevibacterium sp. CBA3109 genomic region, the following are encoded:
- a CDS encoding DUF6636 domain-containing protein, whose amino-acid sequence MSIPPVPNQPPRPGRRKPAEESPDSITTQLFIGQDRSPAADGSTQALSSDELARLRSMVSSDGAEATEVLSLEELRQLAAAENHESAVSHLPPRADSHLPPRKVRSEDIAEAEAASAPKQWNPQGPSAGNLPNPEPWGADFGAPGPPATQPHPTDYSGSESHVPNGASPYAPHAAAAYAASGGRGPAGGAHGPGGGSGGPSSGGYGPGGPGGAGPGPGGYGPAGYGTGGPGGYGPGGPGGPASPGGPGGPAGPGGPGGPAGPGGPHRREPETKKVPGWLWVLAAIALVVALGIVGYIAWDATQGKDDAASDTSSQGPSDSAGSETGSPTTSAPPAAAESFKSPSGNISCTIDSDRSRCVISSFDYTAGEKPDDCQLDNWGGVVVANEKGAGFSCREAPGNSGPARVLGYGKSITAEGMTCTSTREGMTCKSDETGVGFTIRRASVDFLD is encoded by the coding sequence ATGAGCATTCCACCTGTGCCGAACCAACCTCCGCGCCCTGGGCGTCGGAAGCCGGCCGAGGAGTCTCCGGATTCGATCACAACGCAGTTGTTCATCGGCCAGGACAGATCCCCTGCCGCGGATGGTTCGACTCAAGCCCTCAGCTCGGACGAGCTGGCCAGACTCCGGTCGATGGTGTCCTCCGACGGGGCCGAGGCCACCGAGGTGCTCAGTCTCGAAGAGCTGCGCCAGCTTGCCGCGGCGGAGAATCACGAATCCGCTGTCAGTCACCTGCCACCGCGAGCTGATAGTCACCTGCCACCGCGAAAGGTGAGGTCCGAGGACATCGCCGAGGCAGAAGCCGCCTCTGCACCGAAGCAGTGGAATCCGCAGGGCCCCTCGGCCGGGAACCTTCCGAATCCCGAACCATGGGGTGCCGATTTCGGTGCACCAGGGCCGCCTGCCACTCAACCACATCCCACTGATTACTCCGGAAGCGAGTCGCACGTGCCCAACGGCGCATCACCCTACGCCCCACATGCCGCAGCCGCCTACGCAGCAAGTGGCGGCCGCGGACCAGCAGGCGGAGCCCATGGGCCCGGTGGCGGCTCAGGCGGCCCCAGCAGCGGCGGATACGGCCCAGGGGGACCCGGAGGTGCCGGCCCCGGCCCCGGTGGATACGGCCCGGCCGGATACGGCACTGGTGGACCCGGCGGATACGGCCCAGGCGGCCCTGGTGGACCAGCAAGCCCCGGCGGCCCTGGTGGACCAGCAGGCCCCGGCGGCCCTGGTGGACCAGCAGGCCCCGGCGGACCCCACCGACGTGAGCCCGAGACGAAGAAGGTACCGGGATGGCTCTGGGTCCTGGCCGCGATCGCCCTGGTGGTCGCTCTCGGCATCGTCGGATACATCGCCTGGGACGCGACGCAGGGCAAGGATGACGCCGCGTCCGACACATCCTCGCAGGGGCCCTCCGACAGTGCAGGCTCAGAGACAGGCAGTCCGACGACCTCGGCGCCGCCGGCCGCTGCCGAATCGTTCAAATCCCCGTCTGGCAACATCTCCTGCACGATCGATTCGGATCGCAGCCGGTGCGTCATCTCATCCTTCGACTACACGGCCGGCGAGAAGCCCGATGACTGCCAGTTGGACAATTGGGGAGGTGTCGTCGTGGCCAATGAGAAGGGTGCCGGCTTCTCCTGTCGCGAGGCGCCGGGAAATTCGGGTCCCGCTCGGGTGCTCGGCTACGGCAAATCGATCACTGCAGAGGGGATGACCTGCACATCGACCCGCGAGGGCATGACGTGCAAGTCCGATGAGACCGGCGTCGGCTTCACCATACGACGTGCCTCGGTCGATTTCCTCGACTAG
- a CDS encoding L,D-transpeptidase family protein: MFSGGARTGTGLTVAVLALTLSSCQTPTDSEDDDGASAHSAVVAAPAQRNDVGDFAAPAQMTPPGAETTEATGPAHPVQVPGLGPETAAQIPAETSQVLVASGAEASSDSGQLSFYTFDDGAWKKAKTFDIHNGKKGWLADRREGDKTSPIGVFTLSDAGGYKQDPGTALPYTQDDRLPSSATVAYGPEYERVFDYTIAIDYNRVPGTPPTDTTRPLGWDKGGGIWLHLDHDSGTNGCVTLKEKDLKWILETIDPEAHPRIAMGPESQLQK, from the coding sequence ATGTTCAGTGGTGGAGCCCGGACCGGGACCGGTCTGACGGTCGCTGTTCTGGCCTTGACGCTGTCGTCATGCCAGACGCCGACCGACAGCGAAGACGATGACGGTGCATCTGCTCATTCTGCGGTGGTCGCGGCACCTGCACAGCGCAACGACGTCGGTGATTTCGCTGCCCCCGCACAGATGACTCCGCCCGGGGCTGAGACCACCGAAGCAACGGGTCCAGCCCACCCAGTTCAGGTCCCCGGGCTGGGTCCGGAGACCGCTGCACAGATTCCCGCAGAGACCTCTCAGGTCCTCGTCGCCAGCGGGGCGGAGGCGAGTTCCGATTCCGGGCAGCTGAGTTTCTACACCTTCGATGACGGGGCGTGGAAGAAGGCCAAGACCTTCGACATTCACAATGGGAAGAAGGGCTGGCTGGCCGACCGCAGAGAGGGGGACAAGACATCACCGATCGGTGTATTCACACTCAGCGATGCGGGCGGGTACAAACAGGACCCGGGGACCGCACTTCCCTATACCCAGGATGATCGACTTCCGTCGTCGGCGACAGTGGCCTACGGGCCCGAATACGAACGGGTCTTCGACTACACCATCGCAATCGACTACAACCGTGTGCCGGGCACACCGCCCACCGACACGACCCGCCCGCTGGGGTGGGACAAGGGCGGTGGGATCTGGCTGCATCTCGATCATGATTCGGGAACGAACGGCTGCGTGACTCTCAAGGAGAAGGACCTCAAATGGATCCTTGAGACCATCGACCCCGAGGCCCACCCGCGCATCGCCATGGGACCTGAGTCCCAGCTGCAGAAGTAG
- a CDS encoding NAD(P)-dependent oxidoreductase, translating into MHILIFGASGYVGTGLAQHLSADHRITGIVRAQPADDTAYEPVLAPDWVDRPQSVIDELRRVDAPPVDAVIAAVGGWYVDMSMIDRGIDSFDEDYSSYLRGHFGACAVSEALAEEGGRAPVRHLALNGVASVEACVGSGAISVFGAAQEMLIRVAAAETEAVHYRELKVMAPIGGDDRNDLRGGVETIGLPAVADAVSALLSRPDEYEISTALNV; encoded by the coding sequence ATGCACATCCTCATCTTCGGAGCCTCCGGCTATGTCGGAACGGGCCTGGCCCAGCATCTGTCCGCCGACCATCGCATCACCGGCATAGTCCGCGCGCAGCCGGCCGACGACACTGCTTACGAACCGGTCCTTGCCCCCGATTGGGTGGATCGACCGCAGTCCGTCATCGACGAGCTCCGCAGAGTGGACGCACCGCCTGTCGACGCGGTCATCGCTGCGGTCGGCGGGTGGTACGTGGATATGTCGATGATCGATCGCGGGATCGACTCCTTCGATGAGGACTATTCCTCCTACCTGCGTGGTCATTTTGGGGCCTGTGCCGTGTCGGAGGCGCTCGCCGAGGAGGGGGGACGGGCCCCTGTCCGACACCTGGCCCTCAATGGTGTGGCCAGCGTCGAGGCCTGCGTCGGGTCCGGAGCGATCAGCGTCTTCGGTGCAGCACAGGAGATGCTCATCAGGGTGGCCGCTGCCGAGACGGAGGCCGTGCACTACCGGGAACTCAAAGTCATGGCGCCCATCGGCGGTGATGACCGCAATGATCTGCGCGGGGGAGTGGAGACGATCGGCCTTCCCGCAGTCGCCGATGCTGTCAGCGCGCTCCTGTCCCGACCGGACGAGTACGAGATCAGCACTGCGCTCAACGTCTAG